The following coding sequences lie in one Aquabacterium sp. A3 genomic window:
- a CDS encoding vWA domain-containing protein yields the protein MLIDFFFALRSARLPVTIPEYLTLLEAMREGVIEPSVDDFYHLAKLTLVKNETHFDKFDRAFSAYFKGVSEAVDLTKGIPLEWLRKHLEKELSPEEKAQIEAMGWDKLMDRFKQLMEEQKERHEGGNKWIGTGGTSPFGANGYNPEGYRIGQERSRHRKAVKVWDKREFADYDDSIELGTRNIKVALRRLRKFARTGAAEELDLDHTIHATAANAGMLDIKMVPERHNAVKVLLLMDVGGTMDDHIHRVEELFSAAKSEFKHLEFYYFHNCVYDFMWRNNHRRYTEKIPTWDIIRKYNKDYKLIFVGDATMSPYEILEPSGSVEYNNDEPGAEWIQRLTHAFPSHAWINPEPPGVWPYRQSIDIIHRLVGGRMYPMSLQGLEAAMRLLTK from the coding sequence ATGCTCATTGATTTCTTCTTTGCGCTGCGATCGGCCCGGCTGCCGGTGACGATTCCCGAATACCTCACCCTGCTCGAAGCGATGCGGGAGGGGGTCATCGAGCCCTCGGTGGACGACTTCTACCATCTGGCCAAACTCACGCTGGTCAAGAATGAAACACATTTTGACAAGTTTGATCGCGCCTTTTCAGCTTACTTCAAGGGGGTCAGCGAAGCCGTCGATCTGACCAAGGGTATTCCCTTGGAGTGGCTGCGCAAACACCTTGAAAAAGAGCTGAGCCCCGAAGAAAAGGCCCAGATCGAAGCCATGGGTTGGGACAAGCTCATGGACCGCTTCAAGCAGCTCATGGAAGAGCAAAAAGAACGGCACGAAGGCGGCAACAAGTGGATCGGCACGGGCGGCACCTCGCCGTTCGGCGCCAATGGCTACAACCCGGAGGGGTACCGCATTGGCCAGGAGCGCTCACGCCATCGCAAAGCGGTCAAGGTGTGGGACAAGCGCGAGTTTGCCGACTACGACGACAGCATCGAACTGGGCACGCGCAACATCAAGGTGGCGTTGCGCCGCCTGCGCAAGTTTGCGCGCACGGGGGCGGCCGAAGAGCTGGACCTGGACCACACCATCCACGCCACGGCGGCCAACGCCGGCATGCTGGACATCAAGATGGTGCCGGAGCGCCACAATGCCGTGAAGGTGCTGCTGCTGATGGACGTGGGCGGCACCATGGACGACCACATCCATCGCGTGGAAGAGTTGTTCTCGGCGGCCAAGTCCGAGTTCAAGCACCTGGAGTTTTATTACTTCCACAACTGCGTTTATGACTTCATGTGGCGCAACAACCATCGGCGCTACACCGAGAAGATTCCCACCTGGGACATCATCCGCAAGTACAACAAGGACTACAAGCTGATCTTCGTGGGCGACGCCACGATGAGCCCCTACGAGATCCTGGAGCCCAGCGGCAGCGTCGAGTACAACAACGACGAGCCTGGCGCCGAATGGATCCAGCGCCTGACGCATGCCTTTCCCAGCCATGCGTGGATCAACCCCGAGCCGCCCGGGGTGTGGCCGTATCGCCAAAGCATCGACATCATTCACCGGCTGGTGGGTGGGCGCATGTATCCCATGAGTTTGCAGGGGCTGGAAGCGGCCATGCGTTTGCTGACCAAGTGA
- a CDS encoding GGDEF domain-containing protein, producing MASHHQLIAFILLTHTLTTLTWLIGGGVMGLSRRAARHWMGASLANGMALLLLVQNQHDANVGRNLLSATLAAWGAFGFRRGLQAFLRLPTRDALQAASLGMLTLFTLGLCWPMAWDTAGSLTAVAISAAVLLISAHQTHPALSAEFDASTAWVSTTVHVLAVLMFVAIALVSQGWTPDAWHAVMNPDVMRFWVVFTSVGLSIAGSFVLGYVVVMRLVRRLEYLSQHDALTGLLNRRAIETLMDKEAQHLHRFGDPFALVLIDVDHFKRVNDRLGHAAGDLVLSAVASVLQSQAREVDHVARFGGEEFCVLLPRTDGEGARLAAERFREAVLATVVPWSDESVSVTVSVGVAATNDPNEALHHVLRRADEALYRAKAQGRNRVVTAQRRLVA from the coding sequence ATGGCTTCTCACCACCAACTGATCGCATTCATCCTCCTGACCCACACCCTCACCACCCTGACCTGGCTGATCGGGGGTGGGGTGATGGGTCTGTCACGGCGCGCGGCGCGCCACTGGATGGGCGCCAGCCTGGCCAACGGCATGGCGCTGTTGCTGCTGGTCCAGAATCAACATGACGCCAACGTGGGTCGCAACCTGCTGTCGGCCACCCTGGCAGCCTGGGGCGCCTTTGGTTTCCGCCGTGGTCTGCAGGCCTTTTTGCGCCTGCCCACCCGCGATGCACTGCAGGCCGCCAGCCTGGGCATGCTCACCCTGTTCACGCTGGGCCTGTGCTGGCCCATGGCCTGGGATACCGCGGGGTCGCTGACCGCGGTGGCCATCTCGGCGGCCGTCTTGCTGATCAGCGCACATCAGACCCACCCGGCATTGAGCGCCGAGTTCGATGCCTCGACGGCCTGGGTCTCCACCACCGTGCATGTGCTGGCCGTGTTGATGTTCGTGGCCATCGCGCTGGTGTCCCAGGGATGGACGCCTGACGCATGGCACGCGGTCATGAACCCGGATGTCATGCGCTTCTGGGTGGTCTTCACGAGCGTGGGGCTGTCGATCGCCGGCAGCTTTGTGCTGGGCTACGTGGTGGTCATGCGCCTGGTACGCCGACTGGAGTACCTGTCTCAGCACGACGCATTGACCGGATTGCTCAACCGCCGCGCCATTGAAACCCTCATGGACAAAGAGGCGCAACACCTGCACCGATTTGGCGACCCATTCGCCCTGGTGCTGATCGACGTGGACCACTTCAAGCGGGTCAACGACCGGCTGGGCCATGCCGCTGGCGACCTGGTGCTCAGCGCCGTGGCATCGGTGCTGCAAAGCCAGGCGCGAGAGGTGGACCATGTGGCGCGTTTTGGCGGCGAGGAGTTTTGTGTGCTCTTGCCCCGCACCGACGGCGAAGGCGCCCGGCTGGCGGCCGAGCGCTTCAGGGAAGCCGTGCTGGCCACGGTGGTGCCCTGGTCGGACGAATCGGTGAGCGTGACGGTGAGCGTGGGCGTGGCGGCCACCAACGACCCGAACGAAGCCCTGCACCACGTCTTGCGACGCGCCGACGAGGCGCTGTACCGCGCCAAGGCCCAAGGCCGCAACCGCGTCGTGACCGCCCAGCGTCGACTGGTGGCCTGA
- a CDS encoding AAA family ATPase, translated as MKFQGTDQYVATDDLKLAVNAALKLQRPLLVKGEPGTGKTMLAEEVSAALGMPLLQWHIKSTTKAQQGLYEYDAVSRLRDSQLGEEKVKDIHNYIVKGVLWQAFEADQPVALLIDEIDKADIEFPNDLLREIDRMEFYVYETRQTIKAVHRPLVIITSNNEKDLPDAFLRRCFFHYIRFPDATTMEKIVEVHFPHIKRDLLSAALRQFYEVRNLPGLKKKPSTSELIDWLKLLVAEDIPPEVLQSQDQKAAVPPLVGALLKNEQDLSLFEKLVFMARNNR; from the coding sequence ATGAAATTCCAAGGCACCGACCAATACGTGGCCACTGACGACCTGAAACTGGCCGTCAATGCCGCGCTGAAACTGCAGCGCCCCCTGCTGGTCAAGGGCGAACCCGGCACCGGCAAGACGATGCTGGCCGAAGAAGTCTCGGCCGCGCTGGGCATGCCGCTGTTGCAATGGCACATCAAATCGACCACAAAAGCGCAACAGGGGCTCTATGAATACGACGCGGTCAGCCGCCTGCGCGACAGCCAACTGGGCGAAGAAAAGGTCAAGGACATCCACAACTACATCGTCAAAGGGGTGTTGTGGCAAGCGTTCGAGGCCGACCAGCCGGTGGCCTTGCTGATCGATGAGATCGACAAGGCCGACATCGAGTTTCCGAACGACCTGCTGCGCGAAATCGATCGCATGGAGTTCTATGTGTACGAGACACGGCAGACCATCAAGGCCGTGCACCGTCCGCTGGTGATCATCACGTCCAACAACGAAAAAGACCTGCCCGACGCTTTCTTGCGCCGCTGTTTCTTTCACTACATCCGCTTCCCGGACGCGACCACGATGGAAAAGATCGTGGAAGTGCACTTCCCCCACATCAAACGTGATCTGCTGTCGGCGGCCCTGCGTCAGTTCTACGAGGTGCGCAACCTGCCGGGCCTGAAGAAAAAGCCCAGCACGTCCGAGCTGATTGACTGGCTCAAGCTGCTGGTGGCCGAAGACATCCCGCCCGAGGTGCTCCAGAGCCAGGATCAAAAGGCCGCTGTGCCGCCGCTGGTCGGGGCGCTGCTCAAGAATGAGCAGGACCTGAGCCTGTTCGAGAAGCTGGTGTTCATGGCCCGCAACAACCGCTGA
- a CDS encoding autotransporter assembly complex protein TamA — protein MAQTVEPSVSPAEQPAPRWRVPARWTLDIQAPDELARLLRSYLDVARFQNETVDGEPVRVTRSELRRLVAAVPDQARALLEAEGYFAARVDVAVQEPANQASEAPQRVSIRVEPGPRSRIRDTRFLFEGDLDQLLQDEDPQAQALQERLRAGWGLQDGELFTQGAWSSSKNAALAQMRAQGFPLASWSGTSATVDASTHQARLFLVADSGPLFHFGDVQVTGLAYHPLSSVLNVAPFEPGARYQESMLLDWQERLQKLNLFENVFVSADPDPAQPGQAPVRISLRELPLQTATTGVGVSSDTGPRITLEHLHRNPFRSNWLSRSKVQWGTKESLLQLDLTSHPWPGRRRGLASAEWSRTIDSFDSETLSRRVRVGRLHEGERLERTNYVEWQSTAVRDQGDVLLSDASALSLTTQWILREVDNQVLPLKGYTVLAQASGGRTFSALNQVGWFGRLYGRVNAYLPLGGQWHLTARGELGDVLAADDVSVPDTLLFRAGGDESVRGYAYRSLGITRNGVVIGGRTLYTASVEVAHPLPGLPPAVWGALFADVGDAADRFQDLSANTGYGLGVRWRSPVGPLRLDVAYGNRVASWRLHFSVGISL, from the coding sequence ATGGCGCAGACCGTTGAGCCCAGCGTGTCCCCGGCGGAGCAGCCCGCTCCCCGCTGGCGTGTGCCGGCGCGCTGGACGCTCGACATCCAGGCGCCGGACGAACTGGCCCGCCTGCTGAGGTCGTACCTGGACGTGGCTCGTTTTCAGAACGAGACCGTCGATGGTGAGCCCGTGCGGGTGACCCGCTCCGAGCTCAGGCGCCTGGTGGCTGCCGTGCCGGATCAGGCGCGCGCCTTGCTGGAAGCCGAAGGCTACTTTGCTGCGCGCGTGGATGTGGCCGTTCAGGAGCCTGCCAACCAGGCCAGCGAGGCACCTCAGCGGGTGTCGATCAGGGTCGAGCCCGGGCCCCGATCCCGCATCCGTGACACCCGGTTCCTGTTTGAAGGCGATCTGGATCAGCTGCTACAGGACGAGGACCCGCAGGCGCAGGCCTTGCAGGAGCGCCTGCGTGCGGGATGGGGCCTGCAAGATGGTGAGCTGTTCACCCAGGGCGCCTGGTCATCGTCCAAAAACGCGGCCTTGGCGCAGATGCGTGCCCAGGGGTTTCCGCTGGCCAGCTGGAGCGGTACCTCGGCCACCGTCGATGCCAGCACCCACCAGGCGCGGCTGTTCCTGGTGGCCGATTCCGGCCCGCTGTTTCATTTTGGCGATGTGCAGGTGACCGGGCTGGCTTACCACCCCCTGTCGTCGGTGCTGAACGTGGCGCCCTTCGAGCCGGGCGCACGCTACCAGGAGTCGATGCTGCTGGATTGGCAAGAGCGACTCCAGAAGCTCAACCTGTTTGAAAACGTGTTCGTGTCGGCCGATCCGGATCCGGCCCAGCCGGGCCAGGCGCCCGTGCGCATCAGCTTGCGCGAGTTGCCCTTGCAGACGGCCACCACCGGGGTCGGTGTCAGCAGCGACACGGGGCCTCGCATCACGCTGGAACATCTGCACCGCAACCCGTTTCGCAGCAACTGGCTGTCTCGCAGCAAGGTGCAGTGGGGCACCAAGGAATCGCTGCTGCAGCTGGACCTGACCTCCCACCCCTGGCCGGGCCGCCGGCGTGGCCTCGCCTCGGCCGAGTGGTCGCGCACGATCGATTCGTTCGACTCCGAAACCCTCAGCCGTCGTGTGCGGGTGGGCCGCCTGCATGAGGGTGAACGGCTGGAGCGCACGAACTACGTCGAGTGGCAAAGCACGGCGGTGCGTGATCAGGGCGATGTCTTGCTGTCGGACGCCAGTGCATTGAGCCTGACCACGCAGTGGATCTTGCGCGAGGTTGACAACCAGGTGCTGCCCTTGAAGGGCTACACCGTGCTGGCGCAGGCGTCGGGTGGGCGCACCTTTTCTGCGCTGAATCAGGTGGGGTGGTTTGGCCGACTGTATGGCCGGGTGAACGCCTACCTGCCCCTGGGAGGGCAGTGGCACCTGACCGCGCGCGGTGAACTGGGTGACGTGCTGGCGGCCGACGATGTGAGCGTGCCCGACACGCTGTTGTTCAGGGCCGGTGGCGACGAGTCGGTGCGTGGTTACGCCTACCGGTCGCTGGGCATCACGCGCAATGGGGTGGTGATCGGGGGGCGCACCTTGTACACCGCCAGTGTCGAGGTGGCGCATCCCCTGCCAGGATTGCCGCCGGCGGTCTGGGGGGCCTTGTTTGCCGATGTCGGCGACGCCGCTGATCGGTTTCAGGACCTGAGTGCCAACACGGGCTACGGCCTGGGCGTGCGCTGGCGCAGCCCGGTGGGGCCCTTGCGGCTGGATGTGGCCTATGGCAATCGGGTGGCGTCCTGGCGGCTGCACTTCAGCGTGGGGATCAGCCTGTGA
- a CDS encoding DUF3422 family protein → MPHHIDTAPYPTRQAPRHPFPVQALPPSDESREVLHNEVHARPPARIRLPALVVYVAVLNEGVTREQECAHLRALSGQDDLPVQALAGNFLRLRFDNYTLKWERHTEFSRYSLVQKLPDDALNGGDEAALLQSLVIPPSWWAAIPGKTVTAIMMAMVHGDVDDPTAMRRTAEPWLDSREPLASLLGVRRSCAMSNFRLRDSGFERLLVISPPNTSELRAGRLSQRLLEVETYRLMALRGLPVAKELAPMLSEAESQLADITARMEQADTSDQALLDTLIALAARIERATASHMYRFSATLAYHRLVEQRIEEMREAPIPGTQMLGEFLQRRLAPAINTVQATAQRLNALSQRIERTSALLRTRVDIAAEAQNQQLLEKLTKGQELQLRLQSTVEGLSIAAISYYVISLILYAGKAAKAAGIGVHPEMLAGALTPVVVLTIWWATRQIRKRLHD, encoded by the coding sequence ATGCCTCATCACATCGACACGGCCCCCTACCCCACGCGGCAGGCACCCCGGCATCCCTTTCCGGTGCAGGCCTTGCCACCCAGCGACGAGTCGCGCGAGGTGTTGCACAACGAGGTGCACGCACGCCCGCCAGCCCGCATCCGTCTGCCCGCGCTGGTGGTTTATGTGGCGGTGCTCAACGAAGGCGTCACCCGAGAACAGGAATGCGCGCACCTGCGGGCCCTGTCGGGCCAGGACGACCTGCCGGTGCAGGCCCTGGCCGGCAATTTTTTGCGGCTGCGGTTTGACAACTACACCTTGAAGTGGGAGCGGCACACCGAGTTCTCTCGGTACTCTCTGGTGCAGAAACTGCCCGATGACGCGCTGAACGGCGGCGATGAAGCCGCCTTGCTGCAATCGCTGGTGATCCCGCCTTCGTGGTGGGCGGCCATCCCGGGCAAAACGGTGACGGCCATCATGATGGCCATGGTGCATGGCGATGTGGATGACCCCACCGCCATGCGGCGCACCGCCGAGCCCTGGCTGGACAGCCGCGAGCCCCTGGCGTCGCTGCTGGGGGTGCGCCGCTCATGTGCCATGAGCAACTTCCGCCTGCGTGACAGCGGGTTTGAGCGCCTGCTGGTGATCTCGCCGCCCAACACCTCGGAGTTGCGGGCGGGGCGGCTGTCGCAACGCCTGCTGGAAGTGGAAACCTACCGGCTGATGGCCCTGCGCGGTCTGCCCGTGGCCAAGGAACTGGCCCCGATGCTGAGCGAGGCCGAAAGCCAGCTGGCCGACATCACCGCGCGCATGGAGCAAGCCGACACCTCTGATCAAGCCCTGCTGGACACGCTGATCGCGCTGGCTGCACGCATTGAGCGGGCCACCGCCAGCCACATGTACCGATTCTCGGCCACCCTGGCTTACCACCGGCTGGTTGAACAGCGCATCGAAGAGATGCGGGAGGCGCCCATCCCGGGCACGCAGATGCTGGGCGAGTTTTTGCAGCGCCGGCTGGCCCCGGCCATCAACACGGTACAGGCCACGGCGCAGCGGCTCAACGCCCTGTCACAGCGCATCGAGCGCACCAGCGCCTTGCTGCGCACCAGGGTGGACATCGCGGCCGAAGCACAAAACCAGCAACTGCTGGAAAAGCTCACCAAAGGGCAAGAGCTGCAACTGCGCCTTCAAAGCACGGTGGAGGGCCTGTCCATCGCGGCCATCTCTTATTACGTGATCAGCCTGATCCTGTACGCCGGCAAGGCCGCCAAGGCCGCAGGCATCGGTGTGCACCCCGAGATGTTGGCCGGCGCACTGACACCGGTGGTGGTGCTGACCATCTGGTGGGCCACCCGGCAAATCCGCAAACGCCTGCACGATTGA
- a CDS encoding translocation/assembly module TamB domain-containing protein, protein MTAPAAPKTRWWVTTAGLLPLLLVVMLVAAAWVGLRQPWASAQLLKRLPGVEVSLPEGALWGDFKAARVTVQLPRGGQVVLEQLVWQGLRLAWDETAPWGVAVEADRLAVQRLTLDWVPDPAAPASAPLQAPTTLALPVSVRLGALSVVEAHSTLWGPEPLRDVRLSLQAMVPSGSSGASGTPEPAGVTHRLVLDRLDVQGWRLQGQATVGAASPLPVALKLNVSQVIPTPGQPGLALNITGPLADLQAQATARWAVEGEQSPSTLNARAQLLPFAPWPLVSAQAELDAVNPAGLAAAARRDAAGWPLARLSGRVSLQADAQGPGTLTLALRNAPAGAWDAQRLPLQALSGEVSWQQRPGQVPWRTWVLDTAVDLELTVPGWRPSSERSGEPPGVIRLQGRPQDADGLVLSWDGFNPRGVHTSAPDVRSQARLALRPRLTKPEGLAVRGEVQGVHGRGAAARPVSLSLEASYAVTAAGQLLEVTRLSTRTGQGSGEFRDVRVTLAEGQPWKASGQVVLQALDPSVWLPWPMAARGRHALTGNASFDLDAQWRGQASLRMERSLLADVPLQATVDWRSDASSVMSLSAQADLGGNRLDVEGRVPLVTNAQGAATLGTRWTLKAKWQMDALEALQPWAVLAGAEQLSGRTQGNIALSGQWPQWVTSGQASVQALLWRDPQATTVSVPQAEARWDWQGHEATSPVEVQVQARGLSLQRAGLGDLKVPELDVSAQGEVGQHRARWQVRAELPSERTWSLSGGVQGGFEGLASAQPAWRGALQQVRVLESWMARRAGRSAETQQRSWLVVDDLPWRWQRTAQHDRIEVSASDLNTAGLTWRVQQARWQRPRGALQAADGVPVDALTLQAQLMPWRVAPWLQQLQPQVGWAGDLELEGGVSIVHTPEQPWQVQAHLQRREGDLQIIEQAIQGGQAQRLGIRDARIELSARQGVWTLTQRFNGRVLGDVQARQQLTARPAHRLPDVHSPLSGELAFNAPSLRPWGNWLPAGWRLGGKLQAWAALGGSLAEPRLTGGVRGEELSASQLLTGVSLSDGRLSMVLDGSQVRLDELMFADGQGGQLRLSGLAELGEQPQATLDAQLQRFTALQRIDRRLRLSGGVQARLQGDDVTATGQLKVDEGLFDISRSDAPTIGDDVRVVNRPGESDDTAEASGDGATERRSDIQIGIDLGQRLRIRGRGLEATLQGALQLTTPNNRPSLTGTVTVKDGVYAAYGQRLVIDRGGITFTGPIENPRLDLRAMRAQSPAARADDVKVGVTITGTAQDPRIRLYSEPSMSETEKLSWLLLGRAPSGLDGADIGLLQTAAVALLSGESGGPSESLVQRLGLDELSVRQTDGTVRETVVNLGKQLSERWYLGYERNLNATTGNWQLIYRAAQRFTLRAQAGDDNALDLIWQFRWNGRAKPQTAAP, encoded by the coding sequence GTGACGGCGCCTGCGGCCCCCAAGACCCGCTGGTGGGTGACCACCGCCGGCCTGCTGCCTTTGTTGTTGGTCGTGATGCTGGTGGCGGCGGCCTGGGTCGGGCTGCGGCAACCCTGGGCCTCGGCGCAGTTGCTCAAGCGCCTGCCCGGGGTGGAGGTGTCGCTGCCTGAGGGCGCCTTGTGGGGCGACTTCAAGGCCGCGCGGGTCACCGTGCAGTTGCCGCGCGGCGGGCAAGTGGTGCTGGAGCAGTTGGTTTGGCAGGGCTTGCGCCTGGCCTGGGACGAGACGGCCCCGTGGGGCGTCGCGGTCGAAGCCGACCGCCTGGCGGTGCAGCGCCTGACCCTGGATTGGGTGCCAGACCCTGCTGCACCAGCGAGTGCGCCATTGCAGGCCCCGACCACCCTGGCCTTGCCGGTGTCGGTGCGGCTGGGGGCGCTGTCTGTGGTCGAGGCGCACAGCACCCTGTGGGGGCCAGAGCCTTTGCGTGATGTGCGTCTGAGCCTGCAGGCGATGGTGCCGAGTGGGTCTTCTGGCGCCTCGGGCACCCCTGAGCCCGCCGGGGTCACGCATCGCCTGGTTCTGGACCGACTGGATGTGCAGGGTTGGCGGCTGCAAGGGCAGGCCACGGTGGGGGCGGCATCGCCCCTGCCGGTGGCGCTCAAGCTCAACGTCAGCCAGGTGATTCCCACGCCGGGGCAGCCCGGGCTGGCGTTGAACATCACAGGCCCGCTGGCCGATTTGCAGGCGCAGGCCACGGCCCGCTGGGCCGTGGAAGGTGAGCAGTCGCCGTCCACGCTGAATGCGCGTGCACAGCTCTTGCCGTTTGCACCCTGGCCGCTGGTGTCGGCACAGGCCGAGCTGGACGCGGTCAACCCGGCAGGATTGGCCGCAGCAGCCCGACGCGATGCGGCCGGCTGGCCGCTGGCCAGACTGTCTGGGCGCGTGTCATTGCAGGCCGATGCCCAGGGCCCGGGCACCCTGACCCTGGCCTTGCGCAACGCGCCAGCGGGCGCCTGGGATGCGCAACGCCTGCCCCTGCAGGCCCTCTCGGGCGAGGTGTCGTGGCAACAACGGCCGGGCCAGGTGCCTTGGCGCACCTGGGTGCTGGACACCGCGGTGGACCTGGAGCTGACGGTGCCCGGCTGGCGTCCATCGTCTGAGCGATCCGGCGAGCCGCCAGGCGTCATCCGCCTGCAAGGGCGTCCCCAGGATGCCGACGGTCTGGTGCTGAGCTGGGATGGCTTCAACCCACGTGGTGTGCACACCTCGGCGCCGGATGTGCGCAGCCAGGCCCGTCTGGCCTTGCGCCCGCGGCTGACCAAGCCCGAGGGGCTGGCCGTGCGAGGCGAGGTTCAAGGGGTGCATGGGCGCGGTGCGGCGGCCCGACCGGTGTCGCTGTCGCTGGAGGCGTCGTATGCGGTCACGGCCGCAGGTCAGTTGCTGGAGGTGACTCGCCTGAGCACCCGCACCGGGCAAGGCTCGGGCGAGTTTCGAGACGTCCGCGTGACCCTGGCCGAGGGGCAGCCCTGGAAAGCCTCAGGGCAGGTGGTGCTTCAGGCGCTGGACCCTTCCGTCTGGCTGCCCTGGCCGATGGCGGCCCGGGGGCGGCACGCGCTGACGGGGAACGCGTCGTTCGATCTGGACGCCCAATGGCGCGGCCAGGCCAGCTTGCGCATGGAGCGCAGCCTGCTGGCCGACGTGCCGCTGCAAGCCACGGTGGACTGGCGTTCTGACGCGTCCTCGGTGATGAGCCTGAGCGCACAGGCCGATCTGGGCGGCAACCGGCTGGACGTGGAGGGCCGCGTGCCTTTGGTCACCAACGCGCAGGGCGCGGCGACCCTGGGCACGCGATGGACACTCAAGGCGAAATGGCAGATGGATGCGCTGGAGGCCTTGCAGCCTTGGGCCGTGCTGGCGGGGGCCGAGCAGTTGAGCGGTCGTACCCAGGGCAACATCGCATTGAGCGGGCAGTGGCCGCAGTGGGTCACGTCCGGGCAAGCGTCGGTGCAGGCGCTGCTGTGGCGCGACCCGCAGGCCACCACCGTCAGCGTGCCGCAGGCCGAAGCCCGGTGGGATTGGCAAGGCCATGAGGCCACCTCACCGGTCGAAGTGCAGGTGCAGGCCCGTGGTCTGAGCCTTCAGCGCGCGGGGCTGGGCGACCTGAAGGTGCCAGAGCTGGACGTGTCTGCACAAGGCGAGGTGGGGCAGCACCGCGCTCGCTGGCAGGTGAGGGCTGAGCTGCCGTCCGAGCGCACCTGGAGCCTGTCCGGGGGAGTGCAAGGTGGCTTTGAGGGGCTGGCCAGCGCGCAGCCCGCCTGGCGCGGTGCACTGCAGCAGGTGCGTGTGCTGGAAAGCTGGATGGCTCGTCGCGCAGGTCGATCCGCCGAGACTCAGCAACGGTCATGGTTGGTGGTTGACGACCTGCCCTGGCGTTGGCAACGCACGGCCCAGCATGACCGCATCGAGGTGTCGGCCTCCGACTTGAACACGGCGGGGCTGACCTGGCGTGTGCAACAGGCGCGCTGGCAGCGGCCTCGTGGCGCACTGCAGGCCGCCGATGGGGTGCCCGTCGATGCCCTGACCCTGCAAGCCCAGTTGATGCCTTGGCGCGTGGCGCCCTGGTTGCAGCAGCTCCAGCCGCAGGTGGGCTGGGCAGGCGATCTGGAGCTGGAAGGCGGCGTGTCCATCGTCCACACGCCAGAGCAGCCCTGGCAGGTGCAGGCCCACCTGCAACGTCGCGAGGGTGACCTTCAGATCATTGAGCAAGCCATCCAGGGTGGTCAGGCACAGCGGCTGGGCATTCGGGATGCCCGCATCGAGTTGTCTGCCCGACAGGGCGTGTGGACGCTGACCCAGCGCTTCAATGGCCGCGTCCTGGGCGATGTGCAGGCCCGTCAGCAGCTCACGGCGCGGCCTGCGCACCGTTTGCCCGATGTGCACAGCCCCCTGTCGGGTGAGCTGGCGTTCAACGCCCCTTCATTGCGACCCTGGGGCAACTGGCTGCCGGCTGGCTGGCGCCTGGGCGGCAAGCTTCAGGCCTGGGCGGCCCTCGGCGGCAGCCTGGCCGAGCCCAGGCTGACCGGCGGCGTTCGTGGCGAAGAACTGTCGGCCAGCCAGTTGCTCACGGGCGTCTCGCTCAGTGATGGCCGTCTGTCCATGGTGCTGGATGGCAGTCAGGTGCGTCTGGATGAGCTCATGTTCGCTGACGGGCAGGGTGGGCAGTTGCGGCTGTCGGGTCTGGCCGAACTGGGGGAACAACCCCAGGCCACGCTCGACGCGCAGTTGCAGCGCTTCACCGCCTTGCAACGCATCGACCGGCGCCTGCGCCTGTCCGGTGGCGTGCAAGCTCGGTTGCAGGGCGACGATGTGACGGCCACGGGTCAGCTCAAGGTGGACGAGGGTCTGTTTGACATCAGCCGTTCTGATGCGCCCACGATCGGTGACGACGTCCGGGTGGTCAACCGGCCGGGCGAGTCTGACGACACCGCAGAGGCCTCGGGCGATGGCGCCACCGAACGCCGCTCCGACATCCAGATCGGCATCGACCTGGGGCAGCGGCTGCGCATCCGCGGTCGCGGCCTGGAGGCCACCCTGCAAGGCGCTTTGCAGCTCACCACCCCCAACAACCGCCCCAGCCTCACCGGCACCGTGACGGTCAAAGACGGTGTCTACGCGGCCTATGGGCAGCGCCTGGTCATTGACCGAGGCGGCATCACCTTCACCGGCCCGATCGAGAACCCTCGTCTGGACTTGCGGGCCATGCGCGCCCAGTCGCCGGCGGCACGGGCTGACGATGTCAAGGTCGGGGTCACGATCACGGGCACAGCCCAGGACCCGCGCATCCGGCTGTACTCGGAGCCCTCGATGTCAGAGACCGAGAAGCTGTCGTGGCTGCTGCTGGGGCGCGCGCCCTCCGGCCTGGACGGCGCCGACATCGGTCTGTTGCAGACCGCGGCGGTGGCCTTGTTGTCGGGTGAAAGCGGCGGCCCCAGCGAGTCCCTAGTGCAGCGCCTGGGCCTGGATGAGTTGTCGGTGCGCCAGACCGACGGCACCGTGCGTGAAACGGTGGTCAACCTTGGCAAACAGCTCTCGGAGCGCTGGTACCTGGGTTACGAGCGCAACCTCAACGCCACCACCGGCAACTGGCAACTGATTTACCGGGCGGCGCAGCGCTTCACCTTGCGCGCTCAGGCGGGCGATGACAACGCACTGGACCTGATCTGGCAGTTCCGGTGGAACGGACGTGCCAAGCCGCAGACCGCGGCACCCTGA